In one Pseudomonas sp. 31-12 genomic region, the following are encoded:
- a CDS encoding glutathione S-transferase, giving the protein MYQLYGHQNSGAAAIEAALELCEIPYRFIDVESSAEAAKALEKLNPLKQIPTLQLPDGSILTESAAILIHLALAFPESNLLSKTPAERDQAIRGLAFIVSNCYAAIGIIDYPERWLIEANQSAMENLMTGARRRLHWSWEVFADQFSGELYLDDETPGALDVLAAVVTRWAGSREHLRNARPGFYAWLTRIDRHPTLAPVFARHWPT; this is encoded by the coding sequence ATGTATCAGCTCTACGGACACCAGAACTCCGGCGCCGCCGCGATAGAAGCCGCCCTCGAGCTCTGTGAAATCCCTTATCGCTTCATCGACGTCGAGTCGTCTGCAGAGGCCGCCAAAGCCCTGGAGAAACTCAACCCGCTCAAGCAGATTCCCACCTTGCAACTGCCCGACGGCAGCATTCTCACCGAGAGCGCGGCGATCCTGATTCATCTGGCGCTGGCGTTTCCCGAGTCGAACCTGCTGTCGAAAACCCCCGCCGAGCGGGATCAGGCCATCCGCGGCCTCGCGTTCATCGTCAGCAATTGCTACGCGGCCATCGGCATCATCGATTACCCCGAGCGCTGGCTGATCGAGGCGAATCAATCGGCCATGGAAAACCTCATGACCGGCGCCCGTCGACGGTTGCACTGGAGTTGGGAGGTGTTTGCCGATCAGTTCTCGGGCGAGTTGTACCTGGACGACGAGACGCCGGGCGCACTGGATGTGCTGGCGGCGGTAGTGACGCGGTGGGCGGGCAGTCGCGAGCATCTGCGCAATGCCCGACCCGGTTTTTATGCCTGGCTGACACGCATCGACCGCCATCCCACGCTGGCCCCCGTCTTCGCCCGCCACTGGCCAACCTGA
- a CDS encoding FAD-dependent oxidoreductase, which yields MNRSDVLIVGAGPTGLVLALWLSKLGIRVRIIDKTSAPGTTSRALAVQARTLELYRQLDLSNAVVQKGHRVDAANFWVKGEPVARLPLTGIGEGLTPYAFLEMFPQDEHEQLLIERLEGFGIKVERNTELENFEETGDGISARLRLPDGQQEICQACYLAGCDGARSIVRKTLDTGFPGGTYQQIFYVADVQARGPTFNGELHLDLDEADFLAVFPLAGEGRARLIGTVRDERADRAETLQFEDVSSRAIEHMKVQIDQVNWFSTYRVHHRVADHFRNGRAFLLGDAAHVHSPAGGQGMNTGIGDAINLAWKLAAVLSGGATATLLDSYETERIAFARKLVATTDRVFTFVTAEGRLADLLRTRLAPFLIPKMASFETSREFLFRTVSQITLNYRGTALSTGVSGHVHGGDRLPWAHDGEGDNFESLKCLTWQVHVYGDTSDEMIAWCHEHHVPLHVFDWRPAFEAAGLGRNGFYLLRPDTYVAIADNSADPKVIERYFKEHGIRPFIGSP from the coding sequence ATGAACCGTAGTGACGTACTGATCGTCGGCGCTGGCCCGACCGGGCTGGTACTGGCGCTGTGGCTGAGCAAACTGGGAATTCGGGTACGGATTATCGACAAGACGTCGGCCCCCGGCACCACGTCGCGGGCGCTGGCGGTCCAGGCGCGGACGCTGGAGCTTTATCGCCAGCTCGACCTCAGCAATGCCGTGGTACAGAAAGGTCATCGAGTGGACGCGGCGAATTTCTGGGTCAAGGGCGAGCCCGTGGCGCGCCTGCCATTGACCGGTATCGGCGAGGGGCTGACGCCTTACGCGTTTCTCGAGATGTTCCCTCAGGACGAACACGAACAGTTGCTGATTGAACGCCTCGAAGGGTTCGGCATCAAGGTCGAGCGCAACACCGAACTGGAAAATTTTGAAGAAACCGGCGATGGCATCAGCGCAAGGCTGCGTTTGCCCGATGGCCAGCAGGAAATCTGCCAGGCGTGTTATCTGGCGGGATGCGACGGCGCCCGGTCGATCGTGCGCAAAACCCTGGACACCGGTTTTCCCGGCGGCACCTACCAGCAGATTTTCTACGTGGCCGACGTCCAGGCTCGCGGGCCGACGTTCAACGGTGAACTGCACCTGGACCTGGATGAAGCGGACTTTCTCGCGGTGTTTCCGTTAGCCGGTGAAGGCCGCGCCCGCTTGATCGGCACCGTGCGCGACGAGCGCGCCGACCGTGCTGAGACCCTGCAATTTGAGGACGTCAGCAGCCGGGCCATCGAGCATATGAAGGTGCAGATTGATCAGGTGAACTGGTTCTCGACTTATCGGGTGCATCACCGCGTGGCGGATCACTTTCGCAACGGTCGCGCCTTTCTATTGGGCGACGCGGCCCACGTCCACAGCCCGGCGGGTGGCCAGGGCATGAACACCGGGATCGGCGATGCCATCAACCTGGCCTGGAAACTCGCGGCCGTCTTAAGCGGCGGCGCCACGGCCACGCTGCTCGACTCCTACGAAACCGAACGCATCGCTTTTGCCCGAAAACTGGTGGCCACCACCGACCGGGTGTTCACCTTCGTCACCGCCGAAGGGCGCCTGGCCGATTTGCTGCGCACCCGCCTGGCGCCGTTCCTGATCCCGAAAATGGCCTCATTCGAGACCTCCCGCGAGTTTCTGTTTCGCACCGTGTCGCAGATCACCCTGAACTATCGTGGGACAGCCTTGAGCACGGGTGTCTCCGGCCATGTTCATGGCGGCGATCGCCTGCCCTGGGCGCACGACGGTGAGGGGGACAATTTCGAATCATTGAAGTGCCTGACCTGGCAAGTGCATGTGTATGGCGACACCAGCGACGAAATGATCGCCTGGTGCCACGAGCATCACGTGCCGTTGCACGTGTTCGACTGGCGGCCGGCGTTTGAAGCAGCGGGGTTGGGGCGTAACGGGTTTTACCTGCTGCGGCCGGATACGTATGTGGCGATTGCCGACAACTCGGCCGATCCCAAGGTGATTGAGCGCTACTTCAAGGAGCACGGAATCCGGCCGTTTATTGGCAGCCCCTGA
- a CDS encoding isochorismatase family cysteine hydrolase has protein sequence MNASAYVPAHTGLLLVDPYNDFLSEGGKLHGRAQPVADSVGTLANLKNVVAAARKAGIQVFYVPHHRAEPDELARWKHPSPYQQGASRAQVFALGTWGGEWHPDFQPAAGDVLVKEHWGGSGFANTDLDYLLKQHGIDKVVVVGMLANTCIESTARFAAELGYHVTLVRDATAAFSTEAMHAAHEINGPTYAHSIVTTAELIAALA, from the coding sequence ATGAATGCCAGTGCCTACGTTCCAGCCCACACCGGCCTGCTGCTGGTGGATCCTTACAACGACTTCCTCAGCGAAGGCGGCAAGCTCCACGGCCGCGCTCAACCTGTGGCTGACAGCGTCGGTACGCTGGCCAACCTGAAGAACGTGGTGGCGGCCGCTCGCAAGGCCGGCATCCAGGTTTTCTACGTTCCGCATCACCGCGCCGAACCAGATGAACTGGCGCGCTGGAAACACCCGAGCCCCTATCAACAAGGTGCCAGCCGTGCGCAAGTGTTTGCGCTCGGAACCTGGGGCGGAGAGTGGCACCCGGACTTTCAGCCCGCGGCCGGTGACGTGCTCGTCAAGGAACACTGGGGCGGCAGTGGTTTCGCCAACACCGATCTGGATTACCTGCTCAAACAACACGGGATCGACAAGGTCGTGGTGGTAGGAATGCTCGCCAATACGTGCATCGAAAGCACCGCCAGATTCGCCGCTGAACTGGGCTATCACGTGACGCTGGTGCGCGACGCCACTGCCGCTTTCAGTACCGAGGCCATGCACGCCGCCCATGAGATCAACGGGCCGACCTATGCCCACTCGATTGTCACGACGGCGGAGTTGATCGCGGCGCTCGCCTGA
- a CDS encoding CBS domain-containing protein, protein MKTVAQLLKLKDQKNQEVHQIKPDHMVLEALMKMAEKNVGALLVVENDEVLGIISERDYARKLVLHGRSSVGTPVRDIMVSPVITVDTHQTVDTCLGIMSDRRLRHLPVVENGKLIGLLSIGDLVKEAIAEQAELIRQLEQYIRGE, encoded by the coding sequence ATGAAAACCGTCGCCCAACTGCTCAAGTTGAAAGATCAGAAAAATCAGGAAGTGCACCAGATCAAACCCGATCACATGGTGCTGGAAGCCCTGATGAAGATGGCCGAAAAGAACGTCGGCGCCTTGCTGGTGGTGGAGAATGACGAAGTGCTGGGCATCATCAGCGAGCGGGACTACGCGCGCAAACTGGTGCTGCATGGCCGTTCTTCGGTGGGCACGCCGGTTCGCGACATCATGGTGTCGCCGGTGATCACCGTGGACACCCATCAAACCGTCGATACCTGCCTGGGCATCATGTCCGACAGACGCCTGCGCCACCTGCCAGTGGTGGAAAACGGCAAGTTGATCGGCTTGCTGTCAATCGGCGACCTGGTCAAGGAAGCCATCGCCGAACAGGCTGAATTGATTCGCCAGTTGGAGCAGTACATTCGCGGCGAGTGA
- a CDS encoding DUF1615 domain-containing protein, with translation MQANRLIMSVAALLVLAGCGTQRTQELPARKPAEVKAEIVRLLPAKTVDRQGWATDIYAAFAAQNIYPSTQNLCSVLAVTEQESTFQVDPPVPGLGKIAREEIDRRAAKVHIPSLLVSGALQVSSSNGKSYSDRLNAARSEKELSAIFDDFIGIVPMGRTLFAGLNPVHTGGPMQVSIDFAEQQARDYPYPVDGSIRREVFSRRGGMYFGIAHLLGYPVSYKQPLYRFADFNAGWYASRNAAFQNAVSRATGIPLALDGDLVRYDAIMPGTTELAVRTLGKQLGMRNTTIRDQLEEGKNLQFEDTQLYSRVFDLAEKAQGRRLPRAVLPGIVLQSPKITRKLTTAWFAKRVDERYQRCMTRVGK, from the coding sequence ATGCAAGCCAATCGATTGATCATGAGCGTCGCTGCATTGCTGGTGCTGGCCGGTTGCGGCACCCAGCGCACTCAGGAGTTGCCGGCCCGAAAACCCGCCGAGGTCAAGGCCGAGATCGTGCGCCTGCTGCCGGCGAAAACCGTCGACCGCCAAGGCTGGGCCACGGACATCTACGCTGCTTTCGCCGCGCAGAACATCTATCCGTCCACGCAAAACCTGTGTTCGGTACTCGCGGTCACCGAGCAAGAATCGACCTTTCAGGTCGACCCACCCGTGCCGGGCCTGGGCAAGATTGCCCGCGAAGAGATCGACCGTCGTGCCGCCAAAGTGCATATCCCCAGCCTGCTGGTCAGCGGTGCACTGCAGGTCAGTTCATCCAACGGTAAAAGCTACAGCGACCGGTTGAATGCGGCGCGCAGCGAAAAAGAGCTCAGCGCGATTTTCGATGACTTCATCGGCATTGTGCCCATGGGGCGAACCTTGTTTGCAGGGCTCAACCCGGTGCACACCGGTGGGCCGATGCAGGTCAGCATCGATTTTGCCGAGCAGCAGGCGCGGGATTATCCGTATCCGGTGGACGGCTCGATCCGTCGTGAAGTGTTCAGCCGTCGCGGCGGCATGTACTTCGGCATTGCTCACTTGCTCGGGTACCCCGTGAGCTACAAGCAACCGCTGTATCGCTTCGCCGATTTCAATGCCGGCTGGTACGCCAGCCGCAATGCGGCGTTTCAGAACGCGGTGAGTCGTGCAACAGGTATCCCTTTGGCGCTGGATGGGGACCTGGTGCGTTACGACGCGATCATGCCGGGCACTACGGAGTTGGCAGTGCGTACGTTGGGCAAACAACTGGGCATGCGCAACACGACCATTCGGGATCAATTGGAGGAGGGCAAAAACCTCCAGTTCGAAGATACCCAGCTCTATTCGCGGGTGTTCGACCTGGCCGAGAAGGCGCAAGGTCGCCGGTTACCTAGGGCGGTGTTGCCGGGAATCGTGCTGCAAAGCCCGAAAATCACCCGCAAACTCACGACAGCGTGGTTTGCCAAGCGGGTCGATGAGCGTTATCAGCGATGCATGACGCGGGTGGGCAAGTGA
- a CDS encoding DUF1810 domain-containing protein yields the protein MRSTDQLDDFNLPRFVQAQDPVFEWVQEELKAGRKRRHWMWFVFPQFAGLGGSEMSRHYAIRSREEAAAYLEHPKLGARLRTCTQLVLDSKQRTITEIFGHPDNLKFHSSMTLFAQIAPKGSVFHKALDQYFHGIRDDWTLQLLDSKQAQLPTNQG from the coding sequence ATGAGAAGCACTGATCAGCTCGACGACTTCAATTTGCCACGCTTTGTGCAAGCGCAAGACCCGGTGTTCGAGTGGGTCCAGGAAGAGTTGAAAGCCGGCCGCAAGCGCCGGCACTGGATGTGGTTCGTCTTTCCGCAATTCGCCGGACTGGGCGGTAGCGAGATGTCCCGACATTATGCAATCCGTTCCCGCGAAGAAGCCGCGGCCTACCTTGAACATCCAAAGCTGGGCGCCCGCCTGCGAACCTGCACGCAATTGGTCCTGGACAGCAAACAGCGCACGATTACCGAGATTTTCGGACATCCCGACAACCTCAAGTTTCACTCGTCGATGACCCTGTTCGCCCAGATCGCCCCCAAAGGCAGCGTGTTCCATAAGGCACTGGATCAGTATTTCCACGGCATACGGGATGACTGGACGCTGCAGCTGCTGGACTCAAAACAGGCCCAGTTGCCCACCAATCAAGGTTGA
- a CDS encoding DUF3455 domain-containing protein, translated as MNARQLICLAGLFVAGSMAYAQPGVPDSIKVPDGHKVALETTGVGEITYECKINPAGQTEWLFVGPKAVLNDRSGKQIGTYFGPPATWQAKDGSKVTGTQLAVAPSSPGNLPYQLVKANPAEGKGAMTGVSYIQRVALKGGVAPSTECSTANKGKQEVVKYQADYIFWAAN; from the coding sequence ATGAACGCCAGACAGCTGATTTGCCTTGCCGGTTTGTTCGTCGCAGGTTCCATGGCCTACGCCCAGCCAGGCGTGCCCGACAGCATCAAGGTCCCGGACGGGCACAAGGTCGCCCTCGAAACCACCGGTGTCGGCGAGATTACTTACGAATGCAAGATCAATCCTGCCGGCCAGACCGAATGGTTGTTTGTCGGTCCCAAAGCGGTACTCAATGATCGCAGCGGCAAACAGATCGGCACCTATTTCGGGCCGCCAGCTACCTGGCAGGCGAAAGATGGCTCGAAAGTCACCGGCACCCAGTTGGCTGTCGCGCCTTCGAGTCCGGGCAACCTGCCCTACCAACTGGTCAAGGCTAATCCGGCTGAAGGCAAAGGTGCGATGACCGGCGTCAGCTACATCCAGCGCGTCGCCCTCAAAGGTGGCGTGGCCCCGAGCACTGAATGTTCGACCGCCAACAAGGGCAAGCAAGAAGTGGTGAAGTACCAGGCGGATTACATTTTCTGGGCGGCCAACTGA
- a CDS encoding sigma-70 family RNA polymerase sigma factor gives MPETLFDYEAHIAACARGERQALRDLYVQESQRLLGVAKRLVRDTALAEDIVHDAFIKIWNGAAQFDPARGSARGWMFSLTRHLALNFIRDNSREIQSDFDEVEDTATLDAEAHSGRIYHCLEQLDPARRVCILHAYVDGYSHAEISHKLGTPLGTVKAWIKRSLTALRECMG, from the coding sequence TTGCCCGAAACTCTTTTCGATTACGAAGCCCACATCGCCGCCTGCGCCCGCGGTGAACGTCAGGCCCTGCGTGATTTGTATGTGCAGGAGAGTCAGCGCCTGCTGGGCGTTGCCAAACGCCTGGTGCGTGACACTGCGCTGGCGGAAGACATCGTCCACGACGCCTTCATCAAGATATGGAATGGCGCCGCGCAGTTCGATCCGGCGCGAGGCTCGGCACGGGGCTGGATGTTCAGTTTGACGCGGCATCTGGCACTGAACTTCATCCGTGACAACAGCCGCGAGATTCAAAGCGATTTCGATGAGGTGGAGGACACCGCAACACTCGATGCTGAGGCTCATTCGGGGCGCATTTATCACTGCCTGGAACAACTGGACCCTGCAAGGCGCGTCTGTATCCTGCATGCCTACGTCGACGGGTACTCTCACGCTGAAATCTCACACAAACTCGGCACCCCGCTGGGCACCGTCAAAGCCTGGATCAAGCGGAGCCTGACGGCATTGCGGGAGTGCATGGGATGA
- a CDS encoding anti-sigma factor domain-containing protein, with protein MISKPTNETPEELDELASEYVLGTLSAELRTQVRQRLRDEPELRAAVDAWERRLLGLTDLAAPHPPSPHLWQRIERSVNNVNRPTSPVAAQSSSWWNLLPLWRGLAGAGLAATLLLGALMLTQTTVKPTYLVVLVGPQDKAPGWVIQASNPREIQLIPLGIVEVPADKALEFWTKADGWQGPVSLGLVKPGQTLSIPLDKLPPLQPNQLFELTLENPQGSPIGKPTGPIQFIGRAVKVI; from the coding sequence ATGATCAGCAAACCAACGAATGAAACCCCGGAAGAACTCGATGAACTGGCCAGCGAATATGTGTTGGGCACACTGTCGGCAGAGCTTCGCACTCAGGTCCGGCAGCGCCTGCGCGACGAACCTGAGCTAAGGGCCGCCGTGGATGCCTGGGAACGTCGACTGCTCGGCCTGACCGATCTGGCCGCGCCTCACCCGCCGTCACCCCACCTTTGGCAGCGTATCGAGCGCAGCGTGAATAACGTGAATCGGCCGACTTCGCCTGTCGCGGCTCAGTCTTCATCCTGGTGGAATCTGTTGCCGCTCTGGCGCGGGCTCGCCGGTGCAGGTCTGGCTGCCACGTTGCTGCTCGGCGCATTGATGCTGACGCAGACCACCGTCAAGCCGACCTACCTGGTGGTGTTGGTCGGCCCCCAGGACAAGGCACCGGGCTGGGTGATCCAGGCCAGCAACCCGCGGGAAATCCAGCTGATTCCGCTGGGCATCGTCGAGGTCCCGGCCGACAAGGCGCTGGAGTTCTGGACCAAGGCCGATGGCTGGCAAGGACCGGTGTCACTGGGGTTGGTCAAACCGGGACAGACGCTGTCCATCCCGCTCGACAAATTGCCGCCGCTGCAACCCAACCAACTGTTCGAACTGACTCTGGAAAACCCGCAGGGCTCACCGATCGGCAAGCCCACCGGACCGATCCAGTTCATCGGACGGGCAGTGAAAGTCATCTGA
- a CDS encoding DNA polymerase II produces the protein MDLQQGFVLTRHWRDTPAGTHVEFWLATDTGPQRIRLPHQPSVAFIPAVQREQAEAVLRGEKNVELKPLALQDFEHRPVLGLYCQQHGQLMRLETALRKAGVEMFEADVRPPERYMMERFITAPVLFGGTPGDDGLLLDAQMKPAPDYRPNLRLVSLDIETTAQGELYSIALEGCGERQVYMLGPPNGDDSAVDFQLDYCDSRTVLLKKLNEWFARHDPDAIIGWNVVQFDLRVLHQHARQLGVPLKLGRGGEEMQWREHGSRNHYFASAAGRLIIDGIESLRSATWSFPSFSLENVAQTLLGEGKAISTPYQRMDEINRMFAEDKPALATYNLKDCELVTRIFAKTELLTFLLERASVTGLPADRSGGSVAAFTHLYMPLMHRQGFVAPNLGNKPAQASPGGFVMDSQPGLYESVLVLDYKSLYPSIIRTFLIDPVGLIEGLQHPDDSESVPGFRGARFSRTRHCLPSIVARVAEGRETAKREHNAPLSQALKIIMNAFYGVLGSSGCRFFDTRLASSITLRGHEIMLRTRQLIEAQGHTVIYGDTDSTFVWLRRAHGQEEAAQIGRALVDHVNQWWREHVRQEYGLESALELQFETHYKRFLMPTIRGAEEGSKKRYAGLVTRADGTDEMVYKGLETVRTDWSPLARQFQQELYSRIFHRQPYQDYVRDYVRKTLAGEFDDRLIYRKRLRRTLDDYERNVPPHVRAARIADDYNDQQGRPRQYQNGGWISYVISVAGPEPLEIRSAPIDYDHYVTRQLQPVADAILPFVDDDFSTLIGGQLGLF, from the coding sequence GTGGATTTACAGCAGGGTTTCGTCCTGACCCGGCATTGGCGCGACACCCCGGCCGGTACGCACGTCGAGTTCTGGCTGGCGACGGACACCGGTCCCCAGCGTATCCGTCTGCCTCATCAACCGTCGGTGGCGTTCATCCCGGCTGTCCAGCGCGAGCAGGCCGAAGCCGTTTTGCGCGGCGAAAAAAATGTCGAGCTAAAGCCATTGGCCCTTCAGGACTTCGAGCACCGCCCGGTACTCGGCCTGTATTGCCAGCAACACGGTCAGTTGATGCGCCTGGAAACCGCGCTGCGCAAAGCCGGCGTCGAGATGTTCGAGGCCGACGTGCGCCCGCCGGAACGCTACATGATGGAGCGCTTCATCACCGCACCTGTCCTGTTCGGCGGCACGCCAGGCGACGACGGTCTGCTGCTCGACGCACAGATGAAACCGGCTCCCGACTACCGGCCCAACCTCCGGCTGGTGTCCCTGGACATCGAAACCACCGCTCAGGGCGAGTTGTATTCCATCGCCCTGGAAGGCTGCGGCGAGCGCCAGGTCTACATGCTTGGCCCGCCGAATGGCGACGACAGCGCGGTGGATTTCCAGCTCGACTACTGCGACTCGCGAACCGTGCTGCTCAAAAAGCTCAACGAGTGGTTCGCCCGCCATGACCCCGACGCGATCATCGGCTGGAATGTCGTGCAGTTCGACTTGCGGGTGCTGCACCAGCACGCCCGACAGCTGGGCGTCCCGCTGAAACTGGGGCGTGGCGGTGAAGAAATGCAGTGGCGCGAGCACGGCAGTCGCAACCATTACTTCGCCTCGGCCGCCGGCCGGTTGATCATCGACGGCATCGAGTCCCTGCGCTCGGCGACCTGGAGCTTCCCCTCGTTCAGCCTGGAAAACGTCGCGCAAACCCTGCTCGGCGAGGGCAAGGCGATCAGCACGCCGTATCAGCGCATGGACGAAATCAATCGCATGTTCGCCGAGGACAAACCGGCACTCGCCACGTACAACCTCAAGGACTGCGAGCTGGTAACGCGGATTTTCGCCAAGACCGAATTGCTGACGTTCCTGCTGGAACGCGCCAGTGTCACCGGTTTGCCGGCGGACCGCAGCGGCGGTTCGGTGGCGGCGTTCACGCACCTGTACATGCCGCTGATGCACCGCCAGGGATTCGTGGCGCCGAATCTAGGGAACAAGCCTGCGCAGGCCAGCCCCGGTGGCTTCGTCATGGACTCGCAACCGGGTCTGTACGAGTCGGTGCTGGTGCTCGACTACAAAAGCCTCTATCCGTCGATCATCCGCACCTTCCTGATCGACCCGGTCGGGCTGATCGAAGGCTTGCAGCATCCCGATGACAGCGAGTCCGTACCGGGTTTCCGTGGCGCGCGTTTTTCCAGGACCCGGCACTGCCTGCCATCGATCGTCGCCCGGGTGGCCGAAGGCCGCGAGACCGCCAAGCGCGAACACAACGCGCCGCTGTCGCAAGCGCTGAAGATCATCATGAACGCCTTCTATGGCGTGCTCGGTTCCAGCGGCTGCCGCTTCTTCGACACGCGACTGGCGTCGTCCATCACCTTGCGTGGCCACGAGATCATGCTGCGTACCCGGCAGTTGATTGAAGCCCAGGGGCACACGGTGATTTACGGCGACACCGACTCGACCTTCGTCTGGCTCCGTCGTGCCCACGGCCAGGAAGAAGCGGCGCAGATTGGCCGCGCGCTGGTGGACCACGTCAACCAGTGGTGGCGTGAGCATGTGCGGCAGGAATACGGGTTGGAAAGTGCCCTGGAATTGCAGTTCGAGACCCACTACAAACGCTTTCTGATGCCGACCATTCGCGGCGCCGAGGAGGGCAGCAAGAAGCGTTACGCAGGGCTGGTCACCCGCGCCGATGGCACTGACGAAATGGTCTACAAGGGCCTGGAAACCGTGCGCACCGACTGGTCTCCGTTGGCCCGGCAATTCCAGCAGGAGCTGTACTCGCGGATTTTCCATCGTCAGCCGTATCAGGATTATGTGCGCGACTACGTGCGCAAAACCCTGGCCGGCGAGTTCGACGACCGCCTGATCTATCGCAAGCGCCTGCGCCGTACCCTGGACGACTATGAGCGTAACGTGCCGCCCCACGTTCGCGCAGCGCGGATCGCCGATGACTACAACGATCAGCAGGGCCGCCCCCGGCAATACCAGAACGGCGGCTGGATCAGCTACGTGATCAGCGTCGCCGGGCCCGAGCCGCTGGAGATTCGCAGCGCGCCCATCGACTACGACCATTACGTCACCCGGCAATTGCAGCCGGTGGCGGATGCAATTCTGCCCTTCGTGGACGACGACTTCTCAACCTTGATTGGTGGGCAACTGGGCCTGTTTTGA
- a CDS encoding aldo/keto reductase has protein sequence MRTLELAGVNVPVIGQGTWRMGEDPSQYSKEVAALRLGIELGMTLIDTAEMYAEGGAEEVVGEAIAGLRDKVFLVSKVYPHNASRKGIPQACERSLRRLNTDYIDLYLLHWRGQYPLAETVEAFERLREEGKIGRWGVSNFDIDDLQELNSPACATNQVLYNLEERGIEFDLLPWCQQHRQPLMAYCPIGQGGTMLAHTALKQIATHHAVTPAQVALAWILRQRDVIAIPKAVRPEHVQLNAQAAQLRLEDEDLKALDHAFHAPQRKHRLAMV, from the coding sequence ATGCGGACCCTCGAATTGGCCGGCGTCAACGTACCGGTCATCGGCCAAGGCACCTGGCGCATGGGCGAAGATCCCTCGCAATACAGCAAGGAAGTCGCCGCGCTGCGTCTGGGCATCGAGTTGGGCATGACCCTGATCGACACCGCCGAGATGTATGCCGAAGGCGGCGCCGAGGAAGTGGTGGGTGAAGCCATCGCCGGTCTGCGCGACAAGGTCTTTCTGGTCAGCAAGGTCTACCCGCACAACGCCAGCCGCAAAGGCATCCCCCAGGCCTGCGAACGCAGCCTGCGCCGTCTGAATACCGACTACATCGATTTATACCTGCTGCACTGGCGCGGCCAGTATCCGCTCGCGGAAACTGTCGAAGCCTTCGAACGCCTGCGTGAAGAAGGCAAGATCGGCCGTTGGGGCGTGTCCAACTTCGACATAGACGATCTGCAGGAATTGAACTCGCCGGCCTGCGCCACCAACCAGGTGCTGTACAACCTGGAAGAGCGCGGCATCGAATTTGACCTGTTGCCCTGGTGCCAACAGCATCGGCAGCCGTTGATGGCATACTGTCCTATCGGTCAGGGAGGAACGATGCTGGCTCATACGGCGCTCAAGCAGATCGCCACCCATCACGCCGTGACGCCGGCTCAAGTAGCACTGGCATGGATTCTGCGACAAAGAGACGTGATCGCCATCCCCAAGGCGGTCAGACCTGAACATGTGCAACTGAATGCGCAGGCCGCGCAATTGCGGCTCGAAGACGAGGACCTGAAGGCGCTGGACCACGCGTTTCACGCGCCACAACGCAAGCACCGGTTGGCCATGGTCTAA